The following coding sequences are from one Cenarchaeum symbiosum A window:
- a CDS encoding ribosomal protein L19E (COG2147) — protein MVINLRTKKRLASRVTGAGIHRIYFDPTHLDDIADAITRNDIRSLITANTIKIKPVSGTSRGRAQHKRRQKAKRGSKAGSKQGRMGARVGKKQVYVKKVRALRYLLAVFKDRKDITNPEFWALYKKVGGNTVRNKAHLHLLVDEIKAKRS, from the coding sequence CTTGCCTCGCGCGTCACCGGCGCGGGCATCCACCGGATATACTTTGATCCCACCCATCTTGACGACATAGCCGACGCCATAACGAGAAACGACATACGCAGCCTCATCACGGCCAACACGATAAAGATAAAGCCAGTCTCTGGCACCTCCCGGGGCAGGGCGCAGCACAAGCGGCGCCAAAAGGCAAAGCGCGGCTCCAAGGCGGGCTCAAAGCAGGGCCGCATGGGCGCGAGGGTCGGCAAAAAGCAGGTATACGTAAAAAAGGTCCGCGCGCTCCGCTATCTATTGGCAGTCTTCAAGGACAGAAAGGACATTACAAACCCCGAGTTCTGGGCGTTATACAAGAAAGTGGGCGGCAACACGGTTAGAAACAAGGCGCACCTCCACCTGCTAGTCGACGAGATAAAGGCAAAGAGATCCTAG
- a CDS encoding methylated DNA-protein cysteine methyltransferase (COG0350), with product MKLDERVYKELCRVPRGKVTTYGALARAVGLPNGQRIIGRIMKNNPYPGIVPCHRVVRSDGKVGGYSPGGMSGGEMIKSAMLEKEGIGISGGKIRDLDGSLFEF from the coding sequence ATGAAGCTCGACGAAAGAGTCTACAAGGAGCTGTGCAGGGTGCCGCGGGGCAAGGTCACCACGTATGGCGCGCTTGCAAGGGCGGTAGGCCTGCCCAACGGGCAGCGCATCATAGGCAGGATAATGAAGAACAACCCGTACCCGGGAATAGTGCCCTGCCACAGGGTGGTAAGATCCGACGGGAAAGTTGGCGGATACTCGCCTGGCGGCATGTCCGGAGGCGAGATGATAAAGAGCGCCATGCTGGAGAAAGAGGGAATAGGAATAAGCGGAGGCAAGATAAGGGATCTGGACGGGTCCCTGTTTGAGTTCTAG
- a CDS encoding uncharacterized protein conserved in archaea (COG1650), with translation MDLLVAHGGDPAGSNMARYLAEGMEPDGKIWHGRHFDLVIIDSPAISADWIGGEYEYDGYVFLSRHGAESGKLALTCHSTGNFAEAQFGGSDREVAIPYPGFQRRYMRRLSERREKFNGFDITIEATHHGPTGLDKPSIFVEVGTTEKQWNDKGLCGAVAELVRETAEEQDEKTPFVICVGGTHYPEKFTDVLLKGEYALGTVVPKRALVNLDDKMFSHILERNAGAAAVLVDEGGLGPEKRRILNMLEGSGLEVISA, from the coding sequence ATGGATCTTCTCGTGGCTCACGGGGGCGACCCCGCCGGCAGCAACATGGCCAGATATCTGGCCGAGGGGATGGAGCCTGACGGCAAGATCTGGCACGGCAGGCACTTTGACCTGGTCATAATAGACAGCCCGGCCATATCGGCCGACTGGATCGGGGGGGAATACGAGTACGACGGGTACGTCTTTCTCTCCAGGCACGGGGCAGAATCGGGCAAGCTGGCCCTGACATGCCACAGCACGGGCAACTTTGCAGAGGCGCAGTTCGGGGGAAGCGACAGGGAGGTGGCCATCCCGTACCCGGGGTTCCAGAGGAGGTACATGAGGCGGCTCTCGGAGAGAAGGGAAAAATTCAATGGCTTTGATATAACGATAGAGGCGACACACCACGGCCCGACGGGCCTTGACAAGCCGTCGATATTCGTCGAGGTGGGCACGACAGAAAAGCAGTGGAATGACAAGGGACTGTGCGGGGCGGTGGCCGAGCTGGTCCGCGAGACGGCAGAAGAACAGGACGAAAAAACCCCCTTTGTGATATGTGTAGGCGGGACACACTATCCGGAAAAGTTCACCGATGTGCTGCTAAAGGGAGAGTACGCCCTGGGGACGGTTGTCCCAAAGAGGGCCCTTGTCAATCTCGACGATAAAATGTTCTCGCACATACTGGAGAGAAACGCAGGCGCTGCAGCTGTTCTAGTAGACGAGGGCGGCCTGGGCCCCGAAAAGAGGAGGATATTGAATATGCTCGAGGGATCAGGCCTCGAGGTGATATCCGCATGA
- a CDS encoding ribosomal protein L24A (COG0250), which yields MVMNILEAKARMNKIDIQSVFVVDNLKGYVVVEANDPNAAYQATDGVRHIKGQLRGELDFKDIEGYLVKKSTVTSLEKDQTVEITGGPFKGMKASITRIDHEKEEATVVLLDASYQLPVTVDANYLQVSSS from the coding sequence ATGGTAATGAACATACTGGAGGCAAAGGCCAGGATGAACAAGATTGACATACAATCGGTCTTTGTCGTCGACAACCTCAAGGGGTACGTGGTGGTGGAAGCCAACGACCCGAACGCGGCCTACCAGGCGACAGACGGCGTGCGGCATATCAAGGGCCAGCTTAGGGGCGAGCTCGATTTCAAGGATATCGAGGGCTACCTTGTAAAGAAGTCAACCGTCACCTCGCTTGAAAAGGACCAGACCGTCGAGATTACGGGCGGGCCCTTCAAGGGCATGAAAGCAAGCATAACGCGCATCGACCACGAAAAAGAAGAGGCGACTGTAGTGCTCTTAGACGCGTCGTACCAGCTGCCTGTCACAGTCGACGCAAACTACCTGCAGGTATCCTCGTCCTAA
- a CDS encoding ribosomal protein L11 (COG0080) produces MGGIQKIAALVTGGQASAGPPLGPAMGPLGVNIMEVIAAINDETKDFEGMKVPVTVSVDTDTKKWEVEVGIPSAAALLLKEAGIQKGSGTPGTEWVGDVTMDSVAKVARTKLESSYASSVKQVAKVVAGTCVPLGIKIEGKTPREITAEINEGKWDEKFA; encoded by the coding sequence ATGGGCGGCATTCAAAAGATAGCGGCGCTAGTGACAGGCGGCCAGGCATCTGCAGGCCCGCCGCTTGGCCCCGCAATGGGCCCGCTTGGCGTCAACATCATGGAGGTCATAGCGGCCATAAACGACGAGACAAAGGACTTTGAGGGCATGAAGGTCCCTGTTACGGTCTCTGTGGATACTGATACAAAAAAGTGGGAGGTCGAAGTAGGCATTCCATCTGCTGCTGCGCTCCTCCTCAAGGAGGCGGGCATACAGAAAGGCTCCGGCACCCCGGGCACAGAATGGGTCGGCGATGTAACAATGGACTCTGTGGCAAAGGTGGCCCGGACAAAGCTCGAATCCTCGTACGCATCATCTGTAAAACAGGTGGCAAAGGTTGTGGCGGGAACATGCGTCCCCCTTGGAATAAAGATAGAAGGCAAGACGCCCCGCGAGATAACCGCCGAGATAAACGAAGGCAAGTGGGACGAAAAGTTCGCCTAG
- a CDS encoding transcriptional regulator (COG1522): MWADQSAMHRFDELDMRLLYELAKDSSVSVPSLSKKLNINSSVLYSRIKRLVRKKLIKRFTIVIDDSLLGIDVKASVGINRDPKFKESIHQKLMETPEVASISEVTGRFDMMIRVLARNLESLHSVVIDKIGKIEGIQNTETFVELQKTDKDPVYPGGA, translated from the coding sequence ATGTGGGCAGATCAGTCAGCAATGCACAGGTTTGACGAGCTCGATATGAGGCTTTTGTACGAGCTCGCAAAGGACAGCTCGGTCTCCGTGCCGAGCCTGTCCAAAAAGCTCAACATCAACTCGTCTGTTTTATACAGCAGGATAAAGCGCCTCGTAAGAAAGAAGCTCATAAAGCGGTTTACAATAGTGATAGATGACTCCCTGCTGGGAATAGATGTCAAGGCATCAGTCGGGATAAACCGGGATCCCAAGTTCAAAGAGAGCATACATCAGAAGCTAATGGAGACTCCCGAGGTGGCGTCGATATCCGAGGTGACCGGAAGGTTCGACATGATGATAAGAGTGCTGGCAAGAAATTTGGAATCGCTCCACTCGGTGGTAATAGACAAGATAGGCAAGATAGAGGGCATTCAGAATACAGAGACCTTTGTGGAGCTGCAAAAGACCGACAAGGATCCCGTCTATCCCGGCGGGGCCTAG
- a CDS encoding L-isoaspartate methyltransferase/tRNA (1-methyladenosine) methyltransferase (COG2519), with the protein MAGKSDKIKANEHVLFYYNRTKKWLVKITKNAKLHTHIGIISHADAIGKEYGSRLTTNKDKYVYLLRPTTYDYTMKLQHSTQIVYPKESGYMASRMGIQSGQTIVEIGTGSGALTTFLASIVKPRGRVHTFDVDADFMAIAEKNIARAGMTKYVIMNKMDIRKSRTVPVADADAAVIDLGDPWTALPQVRRMLKGSAPMVAVCPTMNQLEKLVSELVANEFTDIECSEQILRQIEAREGKTRHSFQGIGHTAYLCFARKAYFGTKRRRTAKDPD; encoded by the coding sequence ATGGCAGGCAAGTCAGACAAGATAAAGGCAAACGAGCACGTGCTGTTCTACTATAACAGGACGAAAAAGTGGCTCGTCAAGATAACAAAGAATGCAAAGCTGCACACCCACATAGGGATAATAAGCCACGCCGACGCCATAGGAAAAGAGTACGGCTCCAGGCTGACCACCAACAAGGACAAGTACGTCTACCTGCTCCGGCCCACCACCTACGACTATACAATGAAGCTCCAGCACAGCACGCAGATAGTATACCCCAAAGAATCGGGCTACATGGCGTCCCGCATGGGCATACAGAGCGGCCAGACCATAGTGGAGATAGGCACGGGCAGCGGGGCACTTACGACCTTTCTTGCCAGCATAGTAAAGCCGCGGGGCCGCGTGCATACATTCGATGTAGACGCAGACTTTATGGCAATAGCCGAAAAGAACATCGCCCGGGCGGGCATGACAAAATATGTGATAATGAACAAGATGGACATAAGAAAGTCAAGGACCGTCCCGGTTGCAGATGCAGACGCGGCAGTAATAGACCTTGGCGATCCCTGGACCGCCCTTCCCCAGGTGCGCCGGATGCTCAAGGGCAGCGCCCCAATGGTCGCAGTATGCCCTACAATGAACCAGCTAGAAAAGCTGGTAAGCGAGCTGGTCGCAAACGAGTTTACCGACATAGAGTGCTCTGAGCAGATACTCCGGCAGATAGAGGCAAGGGAAGGCAAGACCCGCCATTCGTTCCAGGGGATAGGCCACACGGCATACCTCTGCTTTGCCAGAAAGGCCTACTTTGGGACAAAGAGGCGCAGAACGGCAAAAGATCCCGACTAG
- a CDS encoding arginyl-tRNA synthetase (COG0018) — translation MADAMSRCGHKAAEFSVTPSKPGFGDLSCNVPFLLAKSRGRAPFEIAQELAVQYKTGGVIAGAEAHPGGYLNFSLDWGIAAKEIVIEAAGGGPAPAGGGPVTVEHTSVNPNKALHIGHVRNIVIGDSVARILSREGYKVSVLNYIDDSGLQVADIILGFTELGIPEEPPGGKKFDQYCGDDVYAKAAGACEEDPGLKEKRAVILRGLEDGTSETAHLADRITRRVLDGQLETCWGLGVQYDCLNFESQIVRSGLWDEVFERLKKMGLLELEKDGKNAGCWVFRSGTDDKVVVRSDGTATYIAKDIPYAAWKLGLLDDPFRYVKHHREQPGGKELWETTLSGGEMRAGPAGGRVVTVIDTRQSRLQQIIASLMGRFKSDEGAYVHLGYESVSLSPGTAAALGADTGGKSAQMSGRRGLYVNADTVLGVLAEKARAETSRRNPEMDKVELGRISADIASATIRYEMARQDLNRAITFDMEKSLSLEGDTASYIQYSHARAARVMEKAGAEPDYNAEYALLEDPRERALLREIGMFGIHLGDAAGSLSPKIIARYCHGLAVAFNGFYEHVRVIDAGNPALSNARLCLVRAFMHAVSGALYLIGISAPDRM, via the coding sequence GTGGCAGATGCCATGTCCAGGTGCGGGCACAAGGCCGCCGAGTTCTCCGTCACACCCTCAAAGCCCGGCTTTGGCGACCTATCATGCAATGTGCCATTCCTGCTGGCAAAGAGCCGGGGCAGGGCCCCCTTTGAGATAGCGCAGGAGCTGGCTGTACAGTACAAGACGGGCGGTGTAATAGCAGGGGCAGAAGCGCACCCAGGCGGATACCTCAACTTTTCCCTGGACTGGGGCATTGCGGCAAAAGAGATAGTGATAGAGGCGGCAGGCGGGGGGCCGGCGCCGGCGGGCGGCGGGCCGGTCACAGTCGAGCATACAAGTGTAAACCCAAACAAGGCGCTGCACATAGGACACGTAAGGAACATAGTGATAGGCGATTCCGTTGCCAGGATACTCTCCCGGGAGGGATACAAGGTCAGCGTCCTTAATTATATAGACGACTCCGGCCTGCAGGTGGCCGATATAATACTCGGCTTTACAGAGCTTGGAATACCCGAGGAGCCCCCCGGGGGCAAAAAGTTCGACCAGTACTGCGGGGATGACGTGTATGCGAAAGCAGCCGGCGCATGCGAGGAGGATCCCGGCCTAAAAGAGAAGAGGGCAGTCATACTCCGCGGGCTCGAGGACGGCACCTCGGAGACTGCGCATCTAGCAGACAGGATAACAAGGAGGGTACTCGACGGCCAGCTCGAGACGTGCTGGGGCCTTGGCGTTCAATATGACTGCCTGAACTTTGAATCCCAGATAGTCCGGTCTGGCCTCTGGGACGAGGTATTCGAGAGGCTCAAAAAGATGGGACTGTTGGAGCTTGAAAAAGATGGCAAGAATGCGGGCTGCTGGGTCTTTCGGTCGGGTACAGACGACAAGGTGGTGGTAAGAAGCGACGGGACTGCCACATATATCGCAAAGGACATACCGTATGCAGCCTGGAAGCTGGGGCTGCTAGACGATCCGTTTCGGTATGTCAAACACCACAGGGAGCAGCCCGGGGGCAAGGAGCTCTGGGAGACCACTCTATCAGGAGGGGAGATGCGCGCGGGCCCCGCAGGCGGCAGGGTGGTCACCGTGATAGATACAAGGCAGTCGCGCCTGCAGCAGATAATCGCCTCTTTAATGGGCAGGTTCAAGTCCGACGAGGGGGCTTATGTGCACCTTGGGTATGAATCCGTCTCCCTCAGCCCCGGGACGGCCGCGGCACTTGGGGCAGATACCGGCGGAAAGTCGGCCCAGATGTCGGGGCGCAGGGGGTTGTACGTAAACGCAGATACCGTGCTAGGAGTGCTGGCGGAGAAGGCCCGCGCCGAGACGTCCAGGCGCAACCCGGAGATGGACAAGGTAGAGCTTGGCCGCATATCGGCAGATATTGCCTCTGCGACCATCCGGTATGAGATGGCAAGGCAGGATCTGAACAGGGCAATAACGTTTGACATGGAAAAGTCGCTGAGCCTCGAGGGCGATACCGCGTCCTACATACAGTACAGCCACGCGCGGGCAGCAAGGGTCATGGAGAAGGCGGGGGCAGAGCCCGACTATAACGCAGAGTATGCCCTGCTTGAGGACCCCCGCGAGAGGGCCCTGCTCAGGGAGATAGGCATGTTTGGAATACACCTCGGAGACGCTGCGGGCAGCCTCTCACCGAAGATAATAGCAAGGTACTGCCACGGCCTTGCCGTAGCGTTCAACGGCTTTTACGAGCATGTAAGGGTGATAGATGCCGGCAATCCTGCACTATCAAATGCAAGATTGTGCCTTGTCCGTGCGTTCATGCATGCGGTCTCCGGGGCGCTATACCTGATAGGGATATCCGCGCCCGACAGGATGTGA
- a CDS encoding hydrolase of the HAD superfamily (COG0561), which produces MCMIPTEVILSFVARPACEAIIMPDPGPAAMEHATFAVDIDGTLTEDGGGGRIHLGALSALRHLATSGHNVILVTGRSSVEAYMLAVYGGITRLAVGENGGCITTGPSEHLLLGDMDVCERAFEVIGPEFGAVRKGTFPRMTEIVLESTFDVGAAREFAKKRGLGIGLADSGYAVHLNPEGIDKESGLRKALDMLGARGKVIAIGDSETDVPMFRTADTSIALGNAPPGVRSAATIRTRAEAGDGVVEALDLLAPMMARSGEWDTGR; this is translated from the coding sequence ATGTGTATGATCCCCACTGAAGTTATTTTATCATTTGTGGCGCGGCCTGCCTGCGAAGCAATTATTATGCCGGATCCGGGGCCGGCTGCCATGGAGCACGCCACATTCGCAGTGGATATAGACGGCACCCTCACAGAAGACGGCGGCGGGGGCCGCATACACCTTGGCGCCCTATCCGCCCTGCGCCACCTGGCTACCTCGGGGCACAACGTCATACTTGTAACCGGAAGGTCCTCGGTAGAGGCCTACATGCTGGCAGTCTACGGGGGAATCACCAGGCTGGCCGTGGGCGAGAACGGCGGGTGCATAACCACCGGCCCGTCAGAGCACCTCCTGCTTGGGGACATGGATGTATGCGAGAGGGCCTTTGAGGTCATAGGCCCCGAGTTCGGGGCGGTAAGAAAGGGCACATTCCCGCGCATGACGGAGATAGTGCTGGAGAGCACGTTCGATGTGGGTGCGGCAAGGGAGTTTGCAAAAAAGAGGGGCCTTGGCATAGGGCTCGCCGACAGCGGGTATGCCGTGCATCTAAACCCCGAGGGGATAGACAAGGAATCGGGCCTCAGAAAAGCTCTCGATATGCTCGGTGCGCGCGGCAAAGTGATAGCAATAGGCGACAGCGAGACTGATGTTCCCATGTTCAGAACAGCCGATACAAGCATAGCTCTTGGAAACGCGCCCCCGGGGGTAAGGTCGGCCGCCACCATCCGCACCCGCGCGGAGGCTGGCGACGGCGTGGTGGAAGCGCTCGACCTTTTGGCGCCCATGATGGCACGGTCTGGAGAATGGGATACAGGGAGATAA
- a CDS encoding GTPase (COG1163), with amino-acid sequence MSRTQINKATEHHIGLLKAKIAKLRREQEDDQTKKSSAKSDGFDVRRAGDATVVFIGMPSVGKSTLLNRLTGANSAVGAFQFTTLTVVPGMMEYKGARIQILDLPGIIKGASGGKGLGKRILSVARSADLVLLVLDVFQPYHEDVLINELGNMGIRLNQDPPNIVIEKTSTGGIAVAQQKRLTKTSEAFLRDILHLYGYTSARVVIREDVGSEQLVDYISGNKTYARALTVVNKIDLVDASALEGLAKGLGPGAIRVSADSNENMDMLKERIYQELAFIRIYMRPKGGPTDYEEPLIMRKNATVGAVCDKLHRRMRGDFRYALVWGSSVKFGGQRVGISHTLYDEDVLTIVKARGS; translated from the coding sequence ATGTCCCGCACCCAGATAAACAAGGCCACCGAGCACCACATCGGGCTGCTCAAGGCAAAGATTGCAAAGCTGCGGCGCGAGCAGGAGGACGACCAGACCAAAAAGAGCAGTGCCAAAAGCGACGGCTTTGACGTCCGGAGGGCGGGGGATGCCACGGTGGTATTCATAGGAATGCCGAGCGTGGGCAAGTCGACCCTGCTAAACAGGCTGACGGGGGCCAACTCGGCGGTGGGGGCGTTCCAGTTTACGACCCTTACCGTAGTCCCCGGCATGATGGAGTACAAGGGGGCGAGAATCCAGATACTCGACCTGCCGGGCATAATCAAGGGGGCATCTGGCGGCAAGGGCCTGGGAAAGAGGATCCTGTCAGTGGCTCGAAGCGCCGACCTTGTCCTGCTGGTCCTTGACGTATTCCAGCCGTACCACGAAGACGTCCTGATAAACGAGCTGGGCAACATGGGGATCCGACTCAACCAGGACCCCCCGAATATCGTCATAGAAAAGACCTCCACCGGGGGCATAGCGGTGGCCCAGCAGAAAAGGCTCACAAAGACCTCGGAGGCGTTTTTGCGGGACATACTGCACCTGTACGGGTATACTAGCGCAAGGGTGGTGATACGGGAGGATGTGGGCTCTGAGCAGCTCGTCGACTACATATCGGGCAACAAGACGTATGCCCGGGCCCTTACTGTAGTAAACAAGATCGATCTAGTCGATGCATCCGCCCTGGAAGGGCTTGCAAAGGGCCTGGGGCCGGGCGCCATACGCGTATCGGCTGATTCCAACGAGAATATGGACATGCTAAAGGAGCGGATCTACCAGGAGCTTGCGTTTATCCGGATATACATGAGGCCCAAAGGGGGGCCCACCGACTATGAAGAGCCGCTGATAATGAGGAAGAATGCTACCGTCGGCGCCGTCTGCGACAAGCTGCACCGGCGCATGCGGGGCGACTTCCGGTATGCCTTGGTGTGGGGCTCTAGCGTAAAGTTTGGCGGGCAGCGGGTCGGGATAAGCCATACTCTATACGACGAGGATGTCCTGACGATCGTAAAGGCCCGCGGATCGTAA
- a CDS encoding collagen type XI alpha 2, with amino-acid sequence MSDSGSKLRVRGSAPFSQSGVFEVTIAITESRPPEEAIISRDFAALWRGDYHLRVDGGTFSEVLGTDANPLPPTVFARASVCIVVMDHFSSLHSAFDVALSSTPPGAAQPRYEQSAPRQEQPPAEPPASSRGEKGPAGQPGERGDKGPAGAPGEHGDKGPIGPPGERGIPGSPGPQGDKGPAGDKGITGDMGDRGDKGPAGEPGETGPDGPAGDKGDRGPLGPQGLPGERGDAGPHGPPGDKGPTGERGPTGTKGETGPPGTPGDKGLQGPAGPEGGKGPAGVEGGKGPAGPPGPQGNTGPEGTGGPQGDKGPQGPQGEPGDKGLTGVPGPQGDKGDKGAIGPQGDKGMNGPLGPHGDKGPQGPQGPQGERGMQGPPGDKGPQGIQGPQGERGPLGPAGPLGEPGPRGEPGPLGPVGPRGPPGPPGDKGSAGGLSEQQKALFKEMLEILRSKDIVTTEEEIRLMSYLY; translated from the coding sequence ATGTCAGATTCAGGCTCAAAACTGAGGGTCCGCGGATCCGCCCCGTTCAGCCAGTCCGGGGTCTTTGAGGTCACCATAGCCATAACAGAATCTAGGCCCCCGGAAGAGGCCATCATATCGAGGGACTTTGCCGCCCTCTGGAGGGGCGATTACCACCTGAGGGTCGACGGCGGAACGTTCTCAGAAGTACTGGGCACAGACGCCAACCCCCTTCCGCCTACCGTCTTTGCCAGGGCATCAGTCTGCATAGTGGTCATGGACCACTTTTCGAGCCTGCACTCTGCGTTTGACGTGGCCCTATCCTCGACGCCGCCCGGCGCGGCCCAGCCTAGATACGAGCAGTCAGCCCCAAGGCAAGAGCAGCCGCCCGCAGAGCCCCCGGCGAGCAGCCGCGGAGAAAAGGGGCCAGCAGGCCAGCCCGGAGAAAGAGGCGACAAGGGGCCAGCTGGGGCGCCAGGCGAGCACGGAGACAAGGGCCCGATAGGCCCCCCCGGCGAGCGCGGCATACCGGGATCCCCGGGCCCGCAGGGCGACAAGGGCCCCGCAGGTGACAAGGGAATTACCGGAGACATGGGCGACAGGGGTGACAAGGGCCCAGCAGGAGAGCCGGGCGAGACAGGTCCGGATGGCCCGGCAGGCGACAAGGGAGACAGGGGGCCGCTGGGCCCGCAGGGCCTGCCCGGCGAGCGCGGAGACGCAGGACCACACGGGCCGCCAGGTGACAAGGGACCAACGGGCGAGCGCGGGCCCACGGGGACAAAGGGCGAGACAGGTCCCCCCGGCACCCCGGGTGACAAGGGCCTGCAGGGACCTGCCGGTCCCGAGGGCGGCAAGGGCCCAGCAGGAGTAGAGGGCGGCAAGGGCCCAGCAGGGCCCCCAGGGCCGCAGGGCAACACAGGGCCCGAGGGAACAGGCGGACCGCAGGGCGACAAGGGGCCGCAGGGCCCCCAGGGCGAGCCCGGAGACAAGGGGCTGACGGGAGTCCCCGGGCCGCAGGGTGACAAGGGGGACAAGGGCGCCATAGGGCCGCAGGGTGACAAGGGCATGAACGGCCCGCTGGGCCCCCACGGCGACAAGGGCCCGCAGGGCCCCCAGGGGCCGCAGGGTGAAAGAGGCATGCAGGGGCCGCCCGGAGACAAGGGCCCGCAGGGAATACAGGGCCCGCAGGGCGAGAGGGGCCCCTTGGGACCCGCAGGCCCGCTAGGCGAGCCGGGACCAAGAGGCGAGCCCGGGCCACTAGGACCCGTTGGTCCACGCGGCCCGCCGGGCCCGCCGGGCGACAAGGGCTCCGCAGGCGGGTTATCCGAGCAGCAAAAGGCGCTATTCAAGGAGATGCTGGAGATACTGCGCTCAAAGGACATAGTTACAACCGAAGAAGAGATCCGCCTCATGAGCTATCTGTACTAG
- a CDS encoding transposase (COG3436): MTSDITLLRRELLRAAEREKGYEATIQENGRRTAKLEAAVAGLTADLATSRESSRDADRRLQEADEKFQKIEKRNQELEEEIRRLKGKPAGGASKPKACPPGDPCDVEDQELLRRLEKGRYRDGRRAAGLVQRLRGCIAILTAENKESSTRNAKLERFKRQRAGPHMPSSAEQFKGNTQSDDRKKPGRGPGHIGKSSTVKCNETERHRCNKCKSCGGRHLKHKGQSCSKETDVEVITKVKTINHITETHECMDCGVLNTPKTPIIPGTSFGVSILAILFNLWQKGTTIDGMTDHIREEYGLEYCGATVQNAMAALGKFLEPLQQEIIRAIQDTGWCNGDETGYRKNGEDIWAWLFCNNRFTLVLMDKGRSMQIPALLFPRGVRIICDGLGSYKIFPTMQRCWAHILRDAKDAAQDAASQELHRRLQQVFADAKAARKAEVCGIEAEFVVQELSARTRGLAKAYMDICPAFGKKLANAEPNLFTFLYYHDMPPTNNAAERAIKAIIRQRRCREQLKTAGGMMMFGVLMTCLLTWKQQEISIRDGILAQIQA; this comes from the coding sequence ATGACCTCCGATATCACGCTGCTGCGCAGGGAGCTTCTACGTGCAGCGGAGCGGGAGAAGGGATACGAGGCCACGATACAGGAGAATGGCAGGCGCACCGCCAAGCTCGAGGCGGCCGTGGCGGGGCTGACGGCGGATCTGGCAACCTCCCGGGAGAGCTCCAGGGATGCTGACAGAAGGCTCCAGGAGGCTGATGAGAAATTCCAGAAAATCGAGAAAAGGAACCAGGAGCTCGAGGAGGAGATCCGCCGGCTGAAGGGTAAGCCTGCCGGCGGCGCCTCAAAGCCGAAGGCGTGCCCTCCGGGGGATCCATGCGACGTAGAGGATCAGGAGCTGCTCCGGAGGCTGGAGAAGGGAAGGTACAGGGACGGGCGCAGGGCGGCGGGGCTCGTGCAGAGGCTGAGGGGCTGCATCGCCATACTCACTGCAGAGAACAAAGAGTCCAGCACCCGCAATGCCAAGCTCGAGAGGTTCAAGAGGCAGCGCGCGGGGCCCCACATGCCCAGCTCGGCCGAGCAGTTCAAGGGGAATACGCAGTCAGACGATCGCAAAAAGCCCGGCCGCGGGCCGGGACACATAGGGAAATCATCGACTGTAAAGTGCAACGAGACCGAGAGGCACAGGTGCAACAAGTGCAAGAGCTGCGGCGGCAGGCATCTGAAGCACAAGGGACAGAGCTGCAGCAAGGAAACCGATGTGGAGGTGATAACCAAGGTCAAGACCATAAACCACATCACCGAGACCCACGAGTGCATGGACTGTGGCGTGTTAAACACGCCAAAAACACCCATAATACCGGGCACTTCGTTCGGGGTCAGCATCCTGGCGATACTATTCAACCTGTGGCAGAAGGGGACCACCATAGACGGCATGACGGACCACATCAGGGAGGAGTACGGGCTGGAATACTGCGGGGCCACCGTGCAAAACGCCATGGCCGCCCTGGGCAAATTCCTGGAGCCGCTCCAGCAGGAGATAATCCGGGCCATACAGGACACGGGGTGGTGCAACGGCGACGAGACAGGGTACCGGAAAAACGGGGAGGACATCTGGGCCTGGCTGTTCTGCAACAATCGGTTCACGCTGGTGCTCATGGACAAGGGCCGGTCGATGCAGATCCCCGCGCTCCTCTTCCCGCGGGGCGTGAGGATCATCTGCGACGGGCTGGGCTCGTACAAGATATTCCCCACCATGCAGCGCTGCTGGGCGCACATACTCCGGGATGCCAAGGATGCGGCACAAGATGCCGCCTCACAAGAGCTGCACAGGAGGCTGCAGCAAGTGTTCGCCGACGCCAAGGCGGCCAGAAAGGCCGAGGTATGCGGCATAGAGGCCGAGTTCGTCGTGCAGGAGCTGAGTGCCCGGACGCGCGGACTGGCGAAGGCCTACATGGATATCTGCCCCGCGTTTGGCAAGAAGCTGGCAAACGCGGAGCCTAACCTGTTTACCTTCCTGTACTATCACGACATGCCGCCGACCAACAATGCCGCCGAGCGGGCCATCAAGGCCATCATAAGGCAGAGGAGGTGCAGGGAGCAGCTCAAGACGGCCGGGGGCATGATGATGTTCGGCGTGCTTATGACGTGCCTGCTCACGTGGAAACAGCAGGAGATATCGATCCGGGATGGGATATTAGCCCAGATCCAAGCCTAA